One Glycine max cultivar Williams 82 chromosome 8, Glycine_max_v4.0, whole genome shotgun sequence genomic window, ACCCTCTTCTTCTCTCCATTTTCCTCTTCATCACATTGCACCTTCTTGCTTTTGCAACTGTGGAATCAACCCTTTCCCCACGTCTATCTTTCCCTACGTAGCTACCACAACCTTCTCCACCTTTGGATTTCAGATTCATAATTATAATCTTATAATTTCAGATTGAGTGATTCATGATACATTTGTATTCTAGAATGTATTATGGATTATTCAATCCACAATTATGAAGACTAGATTTCAGATTTGAGAATTCATAATACATTCTAGATTAACTATAATTCCAAATTTAGGATTGTAGAATTATGGTTTTGATTCTTACAaatccataaaaaaaagttcaatttttGAAAGCACACTGAAGGGAGGTCATAGTCTTACCAAATGTTACCAAAATTGGATTGATTATTGACTTGATCATAGTGTTCCAGTTCAATGGGTCACTAGTTGAATAAGTAATTCACATGTCAAGCTTATTAAATTTAGAGAAGTGCTAGTAACACACATTTTTCCTTTGGTTGAAACttattgaaaactacaaaattaaaaaaaaaaagttgaagaatGTGTTGCtagtatttttcttaaatttatataatagatATTGTATCACACACAATGTGACTATCACATGTCTTAAGTTATTATTCTTCATGTCAAATTGAGCTTTACAAGTTAAAGAATAAGTTAAGATTCGTGATCATTTAGGTTCTTGGGAATCAATCATTCATGggaatatattttcaaaacttgTATCAAACATGAGAAAGTGATATTCCAAAGTATTCCAAGAGTCTTGCTTGATACCTTAAAACAAGCATCTTCTTGTCAAGATTGAATTTTGGGTAAGGAGTTAGCCTCCCTAAGTGTGCCAAACTAAGGTTTGCATCTCTATGGAAAgatatgtttatatttaatattcaaaaatatctcaaatctattatattatatgtcataccccatttttgacccgtttttatttcttttttctcgtcTTTTAAGCCGGAAATTTCTATCATTTCAGATGAAATTTCGGCAGggaggtattttaaaatacctcatttttgttttgaagacgccccttttttattattattatttatttatttacctctttttattgtttttttatttttagttattattttcttcttttcttttccttttattaagtgtttttttttatttccgtttttttattattaatatctttattagtatcttcttttcgtttttttttttatttttttttttttattattattattttattattttattttattttattttatttttttatttttttattttgctgttttatattttgttttttttttctttctttttctttctttttccttttcctttcctttttttcttttttcttttcggtTTTCTCGGTCCAGGCCTAGAGGGGCTCTTCGTTTTTTTACCCTAATTATGACCTTTAAATGCTGCATTAATTACTGTGCatgtcagagagagagagagagaggggaatACGGACAGTCAAAACGCCGGAACAGCCAAGAGCCACCACTAGCCACCACTCAGCCCCTTTCCTCCTCCGAGAACCACCATCGGCCGAGCCCAGCCATCGGCCGAGCCAACACAGCCACCGAAAACCGCCATCGGCCGAGCCAACACAGCCACCGTGAACCACCAACACCGCAAACACAGTAACCCACTCACTCACGCGGCCTAAAACCTACATCAAAACCACCACCAACGGCCAAGCCCACACCAAACACCACCAACCACAAGCACTACGTCAAACACCCACACCCACACAACCCAAGCCGTAACCGTTTTCTGAAGCTTAAACGATAACATAAGGACAAAGGTAGTTCACCTTTTTTCTAAGATTCAAGGCTAGATCTAGGCTTTATCAGtgttggttttcaaaaaataacgGTGGATTTGAGAACTAGGGGAAAAAAGGAATTCAAAAcatgtagtttttttaaaaaaaggaggaGTTTCTTTTTCCGACGCGGCGGCGCCGCCACCCATGGCCGGCCAGCCACTGCGCCGGTAAACAGCTTCCGGCGGTGTGTGgttagagagagaagagagcttCTGAGCGTTTCTTTAGAGAGAGGAAGAAGTtggatttatgttattttagggtttattttctaatttatactGCTGCCATGACCAATACTATGGTGCACGCGGATCTCTGTGTCCCCATGGACCATCAGGGTTGAACCGTTAGATCCTAGATCTAACGGCCAATGTTATCCCCTGTTTTGATCAGATGCGTCTCACCTCTTGGTTTTTACtttgttcttcttctcttgTGACGTCTGATTAAGATCTAATGGCTAAGACTGTGTCTCCCCATGATCAAATCTGGACGCTTCGATCAATCTGACGATTCAGATTTGATCTGTTAAGCCCACTTTTTATTTTGAGCCCATTTCCTTTTTTCTGTTCCTTCTAGTATTTTACTTTCTGCACCcccttttcttctctattctttttttttattacttttttatgcatcatatttactttatgcccttgcattttttttattttctttatttattttccagcaCCATATCTATTTTAcgtcttgcattttattttccagtatcatatttatttttttttttttgtcttgcatttttattttgtttatttttattttatgcaccatatttactttatgtcttgcattttttttatttatttttagcgtcatgtttattttatgtcttgcatttttattttcttttattttatttccagcattatatttatttttatgtcttgcattttttatttatttttagcatcatgtttattttatgtcttgcatttttattttcttttatttatttccagcattatatttatttttatgtcttgcattttattttctttatttattttatgcaccatatgtatttcttgttttgtatttcatgcattttattatttcttctagcatatttattttaatgcatttgaaatttttatttattattgtcaaTTAGAATGTATCTAGGtccaatgtaaataaaaataaaaatgagaatctGCACCGacactcacatttatttttatgttttccgccgaggacgatcatgtgatttgaacCGTATCCGAGGAAAAGGACCCTCACTTGATCCAACGTCATTTTAAGGGATCCGGCGCGTTTAGACTTATCTCCGcataatttccaaaaaaaaaaaaaaaaaaaaaagggatcaatctttattctttctttcttaatcaaatctttaatcaatcaaaacattttttcaaatttaaaatcaatcgaactcacttcttttatttcttctatgcCTTTTCGGCCTCTTACCTTGCCTAAACTCTTCTTTTTTCGaactttaaaatcaatcaaaaccaaTCACTTGACTTTCTACTCCGAACTACATGATTTTGATCCCATTCGGGTATGTAGGCAAAAGACTTTGTcttcccaaatcaaataaaaataaacaaaaacttttttcttctcctttctttcgaACCCACCTCTTTAATCTTTCCACACTTGAGCATTTATttccaaacaaataattaatttagcataaagataaaataagcaaGAGGTTCCTATAGAGTACTATAGACGTTTAGGGTGCTAGTACCTTCCCTTTGCGTAACCAACCCCCGGACCTTTGATCTctcaaaaatagggtttttcgagctttctcccttttcttcggaaaaataaaagatcggtGGTGATCTTAAAAATGCGAGTCAATGCTAATCAATAGCTTGATATCAAAAAATCACCGCGACAGAaaatggcgactccactggggatcacACTCCTAAGTGGGTTAAACCTATCTTGTTTTTTCATCTTTATGCTTTGTTATTATTTGAAACTGTAAATACGTGCTTAAGTGTTTATCTTTTACGTGAGTGGTGAGATAAGTCCTACACCCGGACTTGAGGGAAACATAAGATAGGATGGTGGTATAATCATAGTGTCTTTCCGAGAGTGAGTTTCGGATGTGGCACATGTGATAACCCCGCTCAATGGAGGGATCTTGGGAATATTACTATGTTGGCATGAGTAGTCGTGTTCAGCATTAATATTTCCAAGCGACCTATGAAGTTGAGGACCTTTAGTTACCTTTAACCCATCTTAGCCTTTTAGGACGTAGTGCGGTGGCTAATCAAGAGTAGTCTTGAATTGGTTGATACGCGATACTACACTCAAACGAGGCTTTCCTATGGACATTGTTGGACCGGGAGTAGTCCCGCAATCCGACAATATCCGGAAGTGGTCAATGACTTTGGGAACTTGGTAGAACCCGTGATACAGGTACATATGAAACCATAGTCCTTACCAAATGACGTGTTTACCCTTAACTCCAACATTTTGGATTTAACTTCACCATGTTTTCTCCATACTGTGGCATAACCATGCATACATGCATCCATgcataaactctttttttttttttcatccaaattATCGAAGGACTTAGACAAGCTTTTTGTAAACTTTGTAGATATGGACATCCCACTGAGAAGCACTAGGAAGTACCTTTTCAAAAAAACAGACCTGTTGAGATTAAGGGAGCTAGCATCTTTAGTAAGTGATCCAGTTGATTTTCAAGCTCATCATGGGAAGTTGCTCAGAATTCTTAGAGTAGATGTTGAGGAAGGATGCCTAGAGACCCTGGTTCAGTTCTATGACCCGCTCTACCATTGCTTCACATTTCCCGATTACCAGCTTGTCCCCACACTTGAAGAGTACTCCTACCTAGTAGGTTTACCTGTGCCAGACAAGATACCTTTCCATGGTTTTGAGCCTACCCCTAAACCCTCCGACATCGCAGCCGCCCTCCATCTTAAAACCTCCATCATCCAAGCAAACCTTACCTCTAAAGGAGGCCTCCAAGGTCTTCCCACCCACTTCCTCTACCAACAAGCCTCCATATTTGCTGAAGCAGCTAGTATACTTGCCTTCCATTCTATCCTAGCCCTCCTTATATATGGCCTTTTATTCTTCCCAAATGTTGACAACTTCATCGATATCAATGCCATTAAAATCTTTCTTACAAAGAACCCCGTACCCACTCTACTCGCCGATACCTACCATTCTATCCATGACCGTACCCAGGCTGGCCGGGGAACCATTTCTTGTTGTGCACCTTTACTCTATCAATGGTTTACCTTCCACTTACCTCAATCCCGTGCCTTCAAGATCAATGATGACAAGCTTTCCTGGCCTCGCCGAATCATGACTCTTGACCCATCTGACATTGTTTGGTACCAAGCAGCTAGTGATGTTGGAGAGATTATTGTGAGTTGTGGTGAATATCCCAACGTACCTCTTTTGGGTATGCGTGGCGGAATTAGCTACAACCCACTCCTCGCTCGACGACAATTTGGGTACCCGATAAAGACAAAACCAAACAACCTTGCCTTGACTAATGAATTCTATCTTAACCATGGTGATCACTCGAACAAAAGGGAAAGATTCGCACAAGCTTGGAGCGCTATCCGCAGACTCAACAGAAGTCAGTTGGGAAAGAAATCAGACTATGTGCACGAATCTTATACCCAGTGGATTATTGATAGGACCAAGAGCTTTGGCCTACCCTACCGCTTACCTAGATACCTATCGTCCACCATCCCACCATCATCCTTGCCTATCCCCTTTGACACTAAGGAGGAGTTTCATGAACAATTAACCAAAGAAAggcaagaaaaagaaacttgGAAGAGGAGATGCCAGGAGCTAAAGCAAGAGAATGAGACTTTGAAAGGGAAGATAGCCCAACAGAGCCGTGAGCTTTTTATCCAGAACCAGAGGATGATTGAGAAGGACGACTTGCTTCGTCGGAAAGACGTTTTGCTCCACCAAGATGCTAGAAGGAAGAGGAAGTTTATGGACTTGTTCTCCCGTGCACATTCAGATTCCGAGGACCCATCTACTCCGGGAGTTTGAGTCTGAAGTTCTTAGGACCTTATGTTTAGATTTTAGCTCCCGAAATCTCttgacttgtaaaaaaaaaaaaaaaaaaaaaaaaaaaaaaaaaatctttgtaatATTCCAATGCTTAAGTGAGGTGTTTCAGTTTATGATGTTTACAATTTCTCTAACAAGTTCTTCGATAATAATTTGtcccctttctttttgcataagcATAAGCATGCATCATGTTGCATTCATAGTTTCTAAATCGAGTCTCACACTGTGTTCACTACTTCAAAAGGGGGGAGTCAATCAGCCGCCGCCCAAGGAAAGTGGCTCGGCGAATTCTCCACAAACCAACTCGCGTTTACAACACCAGGGCCAATCGGAAGAGGATGGATATAGTTGAACAAGAAAATCAGAGTCTCAGGGAGGAGGTTGCCACTTTACGAGAGGGAATGGATAGGTTGACGACTATGATGAGTGCACTCCTGTCCGCCCAGAACTCTCAAGCTGCCGCCGCTGCTGTAGAGCAGCCTGTGGTGAGCACAACCCCGCTATCCACCCCTCTTTTTGCCTCCAGGTTGTACATGGGGAATGCCACCTCCAGTCTGTGGAAGCCCCCAGCCCGCTGTATCTGAAGTTCCACCTCCTTTTGCTCAGCAGTCAGCACCAGTTCCGCAACCCAGTACCTCTTTCCCTCAAGCTGCAATGACTTATTCAGCTCCACTGATTCACACTATTCAACAAGAGGTTGAACCAATTTTCCAAGCTGAAAATGTTGTAGCCTTCGACAAGATGGAAGAACTCCAAGAAAGATTTGATGGTATGCAAAGGGAAGTCGAAGCCCTCCGAGGAAGAGATCTGTTCGGGAAGGACGCCTGTGAATTATGCTTGGTCCCAAATGTTACTATCCCAcacaagttcaaggtgccagacttcGAGAAGTATAAAGGGAACTCTTGTCCCCGCAGTCACTTGGTGATGTACGCGCGGAAAATGTCCATGTATACTGACAATCATAAGCTGCTTATTCATTTCTTTCAGGACAGCCTAACTGGGGCCGCTCTGAAGTGGTATATGAATTTGGACAGTGCGAGCATTCGTACTTTCAATGACCTGGGTGAAGCGTTCATCCGGCAGTATAAGTACAATTTGGACATGGCCCCAGATCGTGATCAGCTCCGTGCGATGAcacaaaaagagaaggaaacgtTCAAGGAGTATGCCCAACGTTGGAGGGAAGTGGCTGCCCAGATTGTCCCGCCGTTGGAAGAAAGGGAAAtgaccaaaatatttttgaagacCCTGAGCCAGTTTTATTACGAGAAAATGGTTGCAAGTGCACCAACAGACTTCACCGAAATGGTCAACATGGGGGTGCGATTAGAGGAAGGTGTCCGAGAGGGACGTTTGACTGGGGAAAGTGTCCCTGCTGCAAGCAATGCCAAGAAGTTTGGAGGCCACTTTGCGAAGAAGAAAGATCAAGAGGTGGGGATGGTAGCTCATGGTAAGCCTCAGCAGAATTTCACCCCATATCGTCAGGTTGCGAATGTCGCATCCGCTATCCCAAACCCATCATATCACCAACAAAGGCCACATTACCCCTACCCATACCCTCCACAACAATACCCTCCACAACAATACCCTCCACAATAATACCCTCCACAACAATACCCTCCACAGCAATACCATCAGCCACAATACcctcaaaaacaacaaaatcgcCCGCAACCCCCCCAACAACCATATCACTCACAAAACCGCCAGAAAACAACCTTTGATCCAATCCCGATGAAATATGCTGACTTACTCCCCGCCCTGCTCGCCAAAAACCTTGTCCAGGTCAGAACACCCCCTCGTACACCAGATGTTTTACCTCCCTGGTTTCGTCATGATTTAACCTGCGCTTTCCACCAAGGGGCCCCAGGTCATGACGTTGAAAACTGCTATGTCCTGAAGAATGAAGTGCAAAAACTAGTCCGGGCCAACTTGCTATCCTTTAAAGATCAGAATCCCAATGTTCAGGCGAACCCTCTACCGAACCATGGGCCTGCTGTTAACATGATACAAGATTGTGATGAAGACGGTGTCATCCTGAACGTCCAGCACGTTCGAACTCCCCTGGTCCCAATACATATCAAGATGTGCGAGGCAGCTCTGTTTGACCATGATCATGCAGCGTGTGAAATATGTCCGGTGAATGTAAAAGGATGCCCTAAGGTACAAGAGGACGTACAAGGGCTGATAGACAGCAGAGAACTTATCATCACGAGGAAGGACAAAGAAGTGTGCGTCATCACCCCCGAGTTTCAGCGGTTGGAAATAAGCTATAACAGTGGGGAATCAACTACTACTCCACTGGTGATTAGCTTGCCAGGACCTATGCCGTATGCTTCCCTAAAAGCGGTCCCTTACAAGTATAGTGCCACGATGTTGGAAGGTGGACAGGAGGTGCCTTTGCCCTCTCTAACTCCTGCGGTTTCTGTGGACAACGTTGCTAATGACGGTAAAGTTCTGAGGAATGGACGTGTTATCCCCACATTGTTTGCAAAGAAAGTGAATGATCCGGCAGTTAAACAGGTGACAGTGAACGGCCCCGGTACAAGGAAGGAAGTAGGCCAATCCAATGGGACTAGTAAGAATTCTGATCATGACGAAATTCTGAAACTGATCCAGAAGAGTGAGTATAAAGTAGTAGACCAGCTGCTGCAAACTCCCTCTAAGATATCCATTTTGTCTCTGCTATTGAACTCAGAAGCACACCGTGAGGCTCTAATGAAGGTGTTGGACCAAGCTTTTGTGGAGAGGGACGTGACTGTTAATCAATTGGACAGTATAGTAGGAAACATTACTGCCTGCAATAATTTGAGTTTTAGTGATGAAGAACTTCCTGAGGAGGGGAGGAACCACAATCTGGCGTTACATATATCGGTGAACTGCAAGTCAGATGCTCTGTCGAATGTACTTGTGGACACTGGTTCCTCATTGAATGTGATGGCCAAATCCACATTAGATCAACTTTCCTACCGGGGGCCTCCCATGAGAAGAAGCGGGGTGGTTGTCAAAGCGTTTGATGGATCAAGAAAGTCTGTTATCGGGGAGGTTGATTTGCCCATTACAATTGGGCCGTTTGTTTTCCAAATTACATTCCAGGTGATGGATATCCAAGCCGCATACAGTTGCCTTTTGGGTAGGCCATGGATCCATGGAGCTGGGGCCGTGACGTCCACCTTGCATCAAAAGCTGAAGTTTGTCAGAAATGGGAAATTGATCACTGTGAGTGGAGAGGAAGCCTTGTTGGTTAGTCATTTGTCAGCTTTTTCCTTTATTGGTGCTGATGAAACAGAAGGAACCTCTTTCCAAGGCCTGACTTTAGAGGGTAAAAAGCCAGAGAAAAATGAAGTATCTTTTGCTACTTGGAAGAGCGCACAGAAAGTGGTGCAGGAAGGAACAGGTGTAGGATGGGGAAAAGTTGTGCAGTTGCTGGAGAGTAAAAACCGTGAAGGACTGGGATTTGCTTCTTCTGCAGGATCCGCAACGAACAGTGTTGGATCAAGCTCCATTACTAGCACCTTTTGTAGCGCCGGGTTCATCAACAACTCGCCAGAAGCCAATGCTGTCTTGGAAGATGTTCCTGAAGAGATAGTACTTGCATTTGTCACACCTGGAAAATTTGTTCGCAACTGGGACGCGGTTGACATCCCTTCAGTAGTTCATGCATCAAAGTAATGTGtctttgttttttctgtttgtttgtttttcaaaaaagatCCTTTCGTCTTGCCCAGGACGAAAGCGCAATCATGTAGGGCTGTTTTGTTTCAAGCACTACTCTTATTAATGGAAAATGTGGTTTATCCTGATATCTATGCTTATTGCTCTTTCTGGAAAATGGTAACACAAAAAacccaaaatattttatttttgttttctgatttcaattaattataaaaagtctGCATTGTTCACTCATTTTCTAAagtcaatcatcaatcatatgCAGACTAGGCATTTATGAGCCCGTTGAACATAATAACCCTGCACTCTCTCCCAACTTCGAATCTCCTGTCTACGAGGCTGAAGAGGAGAAGGATGATGAAATCCCAGAGGAACTTGCTCGGTTATtggaatatgaaaagaaaaccaTTCGGCCTCATGAGGAGATAGTAGAGGTGATTAACTTGGGAACCAAGGAAGATAAGAAGGAAGTCAAGATTGGGGCATCGCTTGAGGCAACTGTCAAACGAAGGGTGATTGAATTACTCAAAGAATATGCCGATGTGTTCGCATGGTCGTACCAGGATATGCCCGGCTTGGATCCCCGTATTGTGGAGCACCGTTTGCCTTTGAAGCCCGAATGCCCACCGGTCAAGCAGAAATTGAGAAGAACTCGCCCTGACATGGCTCTCAAGATCAAAGAGGAAGTACAGAAGCAGATCGATGCAGGTTTTCTTGTCACATCAGAGTATCCTCAATGGTTAGCCAACATAGTGCCTGTTCCAAAGAGGGACGGCAAGGTCAGGATGTGCGTCGACTACCGAGATTTGAACAAGGCTAGTCCGAAAGATGACTTTCCTCTACCTCACATCGATGTATTGGTTGACAGCGCTGCAAAGTCCAAGGTCttctccttcatggacggtttctctgggtACAATCAG contains:
- the LOC102663757 gene encoding uncharacterized protein translates to MDIPLRSTRKYLFKKTDLLRLRELASLVSDPVDFQAHHGKLLRILRVDVEEGCLETLVQFYDPLYHCFTFPDYQLVPTLEEYSYLVGLPVPDKIPFHGFEPTPKPSDIAAALHLKTSIIQANLTSKGGLQGLPTHFLYQQASIFAEAASILAFHSILALLIYGLLFFPNVDNFIDINAIKIFLTKNPVPTLLADTYHSIHDRTQAGRGTISCCAPLLYQWFTFHLPQSRAFKINDDKLSWPRRIMTLDPSDIVWYQAASDVGEIIVSCGEYPNVPLLGMRGGISYNPLLARRQFGYPIKTKPNNLALTNEFYLNHGDHSNKRERFAQAWSAIRRLNRSQLGKKSDYVHESYTQWIIDRTKSFGLPYRLPRYLSSTIPPSSLPIPFDTKEEFHEQLTKERQEKETWKRRCQELKQENETLKGKIAQQSRELFIQNQRMIEKDDLLRRKDVLLHQDARRKRKFMDLFSRAHSDSEDPSTPGV
- the LOC106799611 gene encoding uncharacterized protein; this translates as MPPPVCGSPQPAVSEVPPPFAQQSAPVPQPSTSFPQAAMTYSAPLIHTIQQEVEPIFQAENVVAFDKMEELQERFDGMQREVEALRGRDLFGKDACELCLVPNVTIPHKFKVPDFEKYKGNSCPRSHLVMYARKMSMYTDNHKLLIHFFQDSLTGAALKWYMNLDSASIRTFNDLGEAFIRQYKYNLDMAPDRDQLRAMTQKEKETFKEYAQRWREVAAQIVPPLEEREMTKIFLKTLSQFYYEKMVASAPTDFTEMVNMGVRLEEGVREGRLTGESVPAASNAKKFGGHFAKKKDQEVGMVAHGKPQQNFTPYRQQYHQPQYPQKQQNRPQPPQQPYHSQNRQKTTFDPIPMKYADLLPALLAKNLVQVRTPPRTPDVLPPWFRHDLTCAFHQGAPGHDVENCYVLKNEVQKLVRANLLSFKDQNPNVQANPLPNHGPAVNMIQDCDEDGVILNVQHVRTPLVPIHIKMCEAALFDHDHAACEICPVNVKGCPKVQEDVQGLIDSRELIITRKDKEVCVITPEFQRLEISYNSGESTTTPLVISLPGPMPYASLKAVPYKYSATMLEGGQEVPLPSLTPAVSVDNVANDGKVLRNGRVIPTLFAKKVNDPAVKQVTVNGPGTRKEVGQSNGTSKNSDHDEILKLIQKSEYKVVDQLLQTPSKISILSLLLNSEAHREALMKVLDQAFVERDVTVNQLDSIVGNITACNNLSFSDEELPEEGRNHNLALHISVNCKSDALSNVLVDTGSSLNVMAKSTLDQLSYRGPPMRRSGVVVKAFDGSRKSVIGEVDLPITIGPFVFQITFQVMDIQAAYSCLLGRPWIHGAGAVTSTLHQKLKFVRNGKLITVSGEEALLVSHLSAFSFIGADETEGTSFQGLTLEGKKPEKNEVSFATWKSAQKVVQEGTGVGWGKVVQLLESKNREGLGFASSAGSATNSVGSSSITSTFCSAGFINNSPEANAVLEDVPEEIVLAFVTPGKFVRNWDAVDIPSVVHASKLGIYEPVEHNNPALSPNFESPVYEAEEEKDDEIPEELARLLEYEKKTIRPHEEIVEVINLGTKEDKKEVKIGASLEATVKRRVIELLKEYADVFAWSYQDMPGLDPRIVEHRLPLKPECPPVKQKLRRTRPDMALKIKEEVQKQIDAGFLVTSEYPQWLANIVPVPKRDGKVRMCVDYRDLNKASPKDDFPLPHIDVLVDSAAKSKVFSFMDGFSGYNQIKMAVEDREKTYFITPWGTFCYRVMPFGLINAGATYQRGMTTLFHDMMHKEIEVYVDDMIVKSGTEEEHVEYLLKMFQRLRKYQLRLNPNKCTFGVRSGKLLGFIVSQKGIEVDPDKVRAIREMPVPQTEKQID